In Polyangium spumosum, a genomic segment contains:
- a CDS encoding DUF362 domain-containing protein codes for MSDPRFSPSSEASFSRRTLLGAAAASAALLGAERALAQGSGIVARPPAGFVPLSIPGKVVKVAKSNVMQPNGLWPTEGAAKLMLERVMAELTGKSDLGAAFAKFVHKDDKVAIKPNGIAGQKGFTMATNRELILEIVRGVMAAGVPAGNIMIFEQYPKFLEGTRIWDRNKGPDPALPAGILTAVHENKDATMPERSVMGIPTKFVRPFTEATAVINIGMIKDHSICGFTGCLKNITHGATINPHAFHQHNASPQIAELYAQDVVKSRVRLHIVDGFKLIYDEGPLDKNKKRRVLHEAVYATTDPVAMDTLGWGIIEQWRKDNGLPTLKDAGREPTYIRIASELGLGVFDKNRISLREVTI; via the coding sequence ATGTCCGACCCTCGTTTTTCCCCGTCCTCCGAGGCCTCGTTCTCACGTCGCACCCTCCTCGGCGCCGCCGCGGCCTCTGCCGCGCTGCTCGGCGCCGAGCGAGCGCTCGCGCAGGGCTCCGGCATCGTCGCCCGGCCCCCCGCGGGCTTCGTGCCGCTCTCGATCCCGGGCAAGGTCGTGAAGGTCGCGAAGTCGAACGTGATGCAGCCGAACGGCCTCTGGCCGACCGAGGGCGCGGCGAAGCTCATGCTCGAGCGCGTGATGGCCGAGCTCACGGGCAAGAGTGATCTCGGCGCGGCCTTCGCGAAGTTCGTCCACAAGGACGACAAGGTCGCGATCAAGCCGAACGGCATCGCGGGTCAGAAGGGCTTCACGATGGCGACGAACCGCGAGCTCATCCTCGAGATCGTGCGAGGCGTGATGGCGGCGGGCGTGCCTGCTGGGAACATCATGATCTTCGAGCAGTACCCGAAGTTCCTCGAGGGCACGCGCATCTGGGACCGCAACAAGGGCCCGGACCCGGCGCTGCCCGCGGGCATCCTGACGGCGGTGCACGAGAACAAGGACGCGACGATGCCCGAGCGCAGCGTGATGGGCATCCCGACGAAGTTCGTCCGCCCGTTCACGGAGGCGACGGCGGTGATCAACATCGGGATGATCAAGGATCACTCGATCTGCGGCTTCACGGGCTGCCTGAAGAACATCACGCACGGCGCGACGATCAACCCGCACGCCTTCCACCAGCACAACGCGAGCCCGCAGATCGCGGAGCTCTACGCGCAGGACGTGGTGAAGAGCCGCGTGCGCCTGCACATCGTCGACGGCTTCAAGCTGATCTACGACGAGGGCCCGCTCGACAAGAACAAGAAGCGCCGCGTCCTGCACGAGGCGGTCTACGCGACGACGGACCCGGTCGCGATGGACACGCTCGGCTGGGGCATCATCGAGCAGTGGCGCAAGGACAACGGCCTGCCGACGCTGAAGGACGCAGGGCGGGAGCCGACGTACATCCGCATCGCGAGCGAGCTCGGGCTCGGCGTGTTCGACAAGAACCGGATCTCGCTGCGGGAAGTGACGATCTGA
- a CDS encoding type VI secretion system Vgr family protein produces MPILELTLSGGAQLTVHNFSVQEAISELFHVNVVARAQRPDIDLEAIVGKPASLRIVAGWTYVKDQGTRAWKGVCGYIEQSQAQTEETGLSTYSLQIVPDLWLLTQRTNHRIFQHLSIPDIADVLLDEWGLSPTWQVDRGLYPKLEFKVQYGESDFTFLSRLLEEAGITFWFSDKGGEGSQLMLGDKLHAASPRPPIPFVDNPNQSAQREFLSLVRLGHEVRPGAHVMRDHDFRKPAFQLLGEAPPAAGPESRYEQYAYIPGSFLVEGTMGGGGTPVADDKGVARHDANHGTDLATRRLQSLRADKRRVMFQTNTLDLFPGALFTIEDHLHPSLASSQRLLVTGFSVEGAPGDEWTMSGTAVFADPAVPYRPRIKTPRPRVFGVQSATVVGPPGQEIHTDEFGRVRVQFPWDREGKSDDNSSCWMRVSQGWAGTAYGMITIPRIGQEVLVTFLDGDPDRPIITGRVYNAIEQVPYKLPDDMTVSTWKSQSSPATGGYNEIKFDDKAGSERVYVQAERDLHKLVKNDEVLRTQHNKLETVDGTSDLVVKGVRKQLIESADHLHVKMDQKSQVDGGVSLTVQMGKQEKVGTDYALDAGQEIHLKAGMTLVLEAGLRLTIKGPAGFIDFHPMGIDIVGLLVNINSGGFPGFGKGASPAAPEDAVEAEPRDRPPGAPGGTSGQGEG; encoded by the coding sequence ATGCCGATCCTCGAACTCACGTTGTCCGGCGGTGCGCAGCTCACGGTGCACAACTTCTCCGTGCAGGAGGCCATCTCCGAGCTCTTCCACGTGAACGTCGTGGCGCGCGCGCAGCGGCCGGACATCGACCTCGAGGCCATCGTCGGAAAACCCGCCAGCTTGCGCATCGTGGCCGGGTGGACCTACGTGAAGGACCAGGGGACCCGGGCCTGGAAGGGCGTCTGCGGGTACATCGAGCAATCCCAGGCGCAGACCGAGGAGACCGGGCTCTCGACCTATTCCCTCCAGATCGTCCCCGACCTCTGGCTGCTCACCCAGCGCACGAACCACCGCATCTTCCAGCACCTCTCCATCCCCGACATCGCCGACGTCCTGCTCGACGAGTGGGGCCTCTCGCCCACCTGGCAGGTCGATCGCGGCCTCTACCCGAAGCTCGAGTTCAAGGTGCAGTACGGCGAGAGTGATTTCACCTTCCTCTCCCGCCTGCTCGAGGAGGCCGGCATAACGTTCTGGTTCTCGGACAAGGGCGGCGAGGGCTCACAGCTCATGCTCGGCGACAAGCTACACGCCGCCTCGCCGCGCCCGCCCATTCCCTTCGTCGACAACCCGAACCAGTCGGCGCAGCGCGAGTTCCTCTCGCTCGTCCGCCTCGGCCACGAGGTCCGCCCGGGCGCCCACGTGATGCGCGACCACGATTTCCGCAAGCCCGCCTTCCAGCTCCTCGGCGAGGCCCCGCCCGCCGCCGGGCCCGAAAGCCGATACGAGCAATACGCGTACATCCCGGGCTCGTTCCTCGTGGAGGGCACCATGGGCGGCGGGGGCACGCCGGTGGCGGACGACAAGGGCGTCGCGCGGCACGACGCGAACCACGGCACCGACCTCGCGACGCGCCGCCTGCAATCGCTGCGCGCCGACAAACGCCGCGTCATGTTTCAGACGAACACCCTCGACCTCTTCCCGGGCGCGCTCTTCACGATCGAGGACCACCTGCACCCGAGCCTCGCCTCGAGCCAGCGATTGCTCGTCACGGGGTTTTCGGTGGAGGGCGCGCCGGGCGACGAATGGACGATGAGCGGCACCGCGGTCTTCGCCGACCCTGCCGTGCCATATCGTCCGCGCATCAAGACCCCGCGCCCGCGGGTCTTCGGCGTGCAGAGCGCGACCGTGGTGGGCCCGCCGGGCCAGGAGATCCACACCGACGAGTTCGGCCGGGTGCGCGTGCAATTCCCCTGGGATCGCGAGGGCAAAAGCGACGACAACAGCTCCTGCTGGATGCGCGTCAGCCAGGGCTGGGCCGGCACGGCCTACGGGATGATCACCATTCCGCGTATCGGACAGGAGGTGCTCGTCACGTTCCTCGACGGTGATCCCGACCGGCCGATCATCACGGGGCGCGTCTACAACGCGATCGAGCAGGTGCCCTACAAGCTGCCGGACGACATGACCGTGAGCACGTGGAAGAGCCAATCGTCCCCGGCGACGGGCGGCTACAACGAGATCAAGTTCGACGACAAGGCCGGGAGCGAGCGCGTCTACGTGCAGGCGGAGCGGGATCTGCACAAGCTGGTCAAGAACGACGAGGTCCTGCGCACGCAGCACAACAAGCTCGAGACGGTGGACGGCACGTCGGACCTGGTGGTGAAGGGCGTACGCAAGCAGCTCATCGAATCGGCGGACCACCTGCACGTGAAAATGGACCAGAAGAGCCAGGTCGATGGTGGGGTTTCGTTGACGGTGCAGATGGGCAAGCAGGAGAAGGTGGGGACCGATTACGCGCTCGACGCGGGGCAGGAGATCCACCTCAAGGCGGGGATGACGCTGGTCCTGGAGGCGGGGCTCAGGCTCACCATCAAGGGCCCGGCCGGCTTCATCGATTTCCACCCCATGGGCATCGATATCGTGGGGCTCTTGGTCAACATCAACAGCGGGGGTTTTCCGGGCTTCGGCAAGGGCGCGTCGCCCGCGGCGCCCGAGGACGCCGTGGAAGCCGAGCCGCGGGACAGGCCGCCTGGCGCGCCGGGCGGGACGTCGGGACAAGGCGAGGGTTGA
- a CDS encoding ComEA family DNA-binding protein gives MELSAEEEKRGSSWARTFFVAIAARVRGSAWTPLAGKAALGALGFLALAFVGSGAAADLMPRRVGTYLGPPVTSASASAAPPAPAADAGAETAAAADAAADAAAATPITAITADGRVILNLATEDDLRKLPGVGATKAKAILALRAKLKKFKRPEDLLRVKGIGRKSLAKLRPKLLVDPP, from the coding sequence ATGGAACTTTCGGCAGAGGAAGAGAAGAGGGGAAGCTCGTGGGCAAGGACGTTCTTCGTGGCGATCGCGGCGCGGGTTCGCGGGTCGGCCTGGACGCCGCTCGCGGGGAAAGCCGCGCTCGGCGCGCTCGGGTTTCTGGCCCTCGCCTTCGTGGGATCGGGCGCGGCGGCGGATCTGATGCCGCGTCGCGTCGGGACGTACCTCGGTCCGCCCGTGACGAGCGCGAGCGCCAGCGCAGCGCCACCCGCGCCGGCAGCGGATGCGGGAGCAGAGACGGCAGCGGCAGCGGATGCGGCAGCGGATGCGGCAGCGGCGACACCCATCACTGCGATCACGGCCGATGGAAGGGTGATCCTGAACCTCGCCACCGAGGACGACCTGCGGAAGCTGCCGGGCGTCGGGGCCACGAAGGCCAAGGCGATCCTCGCGCTCCGGGCGAAGCTCAAGAAGTTCAAGCGGCCCGAGGATCTGCTGCGCGTGAAGGGCATCGGGCGCAAGTCGCTCGCGAAGCTCCGGCCGAAGCTGCTCGTCGACCCGCCGTAG
- a CDS encoding serine/threonine-protein kinase, whose translation MTTESVPKSPAEPGDVIADKYRVERVIGKGGMGIVVEAQHTTLPQRVAIKILLPEATKQGDAVERFLREARAAVSIQSEHVARVMDLGTLASGLPYMVMELLTGADLHEVLKERGPLPITEAVDAILQASEAIAEAHVLGIVHRDLKPANIFVTTRPDGSPLVKVLDFGLAKGMKSDSLYTSLTQSNVIIGSPFYMSPEQIRGLKGLDARTDVWSLGVILYQILTGKRPFEADATHALFVMIGSDPPSPPRWQRAEIPAGLEAVVLQCLEKKPSDRPQTVAELARLLLPFASEEGRISVERIHRLQGVAPPPRPPSIVEGTKEGAALAQAAKQAFGEVSMSDAATMKRELRVLLAAPTLPAQETPLQGTTVVIPKPAPVAPSPVVTSPVAPRESSRGLVGFLVVAVVVLVVVVAVVLVLRAG comes from the coding sequence ATGACCACGGAGAGCGTCCCCAAGAGCCCCGCCGAGCCGGGTGACGTCATCGCGGACAAGTACCGCGTCGAGCGCGTGATCGGCAAAGGCGGCATGGGGATCGTGGTCGAGGCCCAGCACACGACGCTGCCACAACGCGTGGCCATCAAGATCCTCCTGCCCGAGGCCACCAAGCAAGGCGACGCCGTCGAGCGTTTCCTGCGCGAGGCGCGCGCCGCCGTGTCGATCCAGAGCGAACACGTCGCGCGGGTCATGGACCTCGGCACGCTCGCGTCGGGCTTGCCGTACATGGTCATGGAGCTGCTCACCGGCGCGGACCTGCACGAGGTCCTGAAAGAGCGCGGGCCGCTGCCCATCACCGAGGCCGTCGACGCCATCCTCCAAGCCTCCGAGGCCATCGCCGAGGCGCACGTGCTCGGCATCGTGCATCGCGACCTCAAGCCCGCGAACATCTTCGTCACCACGCGACCCGACGGCTCGCCCCTCGTGAAGGTGCTCGATTTTGGCCTCGCCAAGGGCATGAAGAGCGACTCGCTCTACACGAGCCTCACCCAGTCGAACGTGATCATCGGCTCGCCATTTTACATGTCGCCCGAGCAGATCCGTGGCCTCAAGGGGCTCGACGCGCGCACCGACGTCTGGTCCCTCGGCGTCATCCTGTACCAGATCCTCACCGGCAAGCGCCCCTTCGAGGCCGACGCGACGCACGCGCTCTTCGTGATGATCGGCAGCGATCCTCCCTCGCCGCCGCGCTGGCAGAGGGCCGAGATCCCCGCCGGGCTCGAGGCCGTCGTGTTGCAATGCCTCGAGAAGAAGCCCAGCGACAGGCCACAAACCGTCGCCGAGCTCGCGCGGCTGCTCCTGCCCTTCGCCTCGGAAGAGGGGCGCATCTCGGTCGAGCGGATCCACCGCCTGCAAGGCGTCGCGCCGCCGCCACGGCCGCCCTCGATCGTCGAGGGGACAAAAGAAGGCGCGGCCCTCGCGCAGGCCGCGAAACAAGCGTTCGGCGAGGTGTCGATGTCGGACGCCGCCACGATGAAACGCGAGCTGCGCGTGTTGCTCGCGGCGCCCACGCTGCCCGCGCAGGAGACACCGCTGCAAGGCACGACCGTGGTGATCCCGAAGCCTGCCCCCGTCGCTCCGAGCCCCGTCGTGACGAGCCCCGTCGCGCCACGCGAGAGCTCACGCGGGCTCGTCGGGTTTCTCGTGGTCGCGGTCGTGGTGCTCGTCGTCGTCGTCGCCGTCGTGCTCGTCCTGCGAGCGGGGTGA
- the rdgB gene encoding RdgB/HAM1 family non-canonical purine NTP pyrophosphatase — MSETNLPLSILVATTNRGKLAELGAIFADLPIKLLPLSQVLPDLPPIIEDGATFVDNARIKARTASEAAMMVTLAEDAGLEVDALAGRPGVRSARFAKEGATDSENNAALLAALEEIDDEQRTARFRCTMVLLDPWNEVEPEVVCEGRCEGTIARVARGAGGFGYDPLFIVKGDGRARTMAELGDDEKNRISHRAEAARAMRPFLEALIESRRATVARVVGER; from the coding sequence GTGAGCGAGACGAACCTGCCGCTGTCGATCCTCGTCGCCACGACGAACCGCGGCAAGCTCGCCGAGCTCGGCGCGATCTTCGCCGACCTGCCGATCAAGCTCTTGCCGCTCTCGCAGGTGCTGCCCGATCTGCCGCCGATCATCGAGGACGGCGCGACCTTCGTGGACAACGCGCGCATCAAGGCGCGCACGGCGTCCGAGGCCGCGATGATGGTGACGCTCGCGGAGGACGCGGGGCTCGAGGTCGACGCGCTCGCGGGCCGGCCCGGCGTGCGCTCGGCGCGCTTCGCCAAGGAGGGCGCGACCGACTCGGAGAACAACGCGGCCTTGCTCGCGGCGCTCGAGGAGATCGACGACGAGCAGAGGACGGCGCGCTTCCGCTGCACGATGGTGCTGCTCGATCCGTGGAACGAGGTCGAGCCCGAGGTGGTCTGCGAGGGCCGCTGCGAGGGGACGATCGCGCGCGTGGCGCGCGGCGCGGGCGGCTTCGGTTACGACCCGCTCTTCATCGTGAAGGGCGACGGCCGCGCTCGCACCATGGCCGAGCTCGGCGACGACGAGAAGAACCGCATCAGCCACCGCGCCGAGGCGGCGCGCGCGATGCGGCCGTTCCTGGAGGCGCTGATCGAGAGCAGGCGCGCGACGGTGGCGCGCGTGGTGGGCGAGCGGTGA
- the rph gene encoding ribonuclease PH, whose amino-acid sequence MSRSDGRSPAEPRPVEIVPHFHRNAEGSVLYRAGGTVVLCTASIDAVVPAWMAGKGKGWLTAEYQMHPRASRARRETREGRGKQPSGRTQEIQRLIGRALRSAIDLDAIGERTIVIDCDVLEADGGTRTASITGGFVAMALALAKLRAADVIAPVLRDQVAAISVGHVGGEAMLDLVYEEDSKARVDLNVVGTAQGSIVEVQATAEGEAIARRDLDAMIDVGLAGVAKLVSMQRGALASAGVELAALFQAGRFA is encoded by the coding sequence GTGTCCCGCTCCGATGGCCGTAGCCCCGCCGAACCTCGCCCCGTCGAGATCGTCCCGCACTTCCACCGCAACGCCGAGGGCTCCGTGCTCTACCGCGCCGGCGGCACGGTCGTGCTCTGCACCGCGTCGATCGACGCCGTCGTGCCCGCGTGGATGGCCGGCAAGGGCAAAGGCTGGCTGACGGCGGAGTACCAGATGCACCCGCGCGCGAGCCGCGCCCGCAGGGAAACACGCGAGGGGCGCGGCAAGCAGCCGAGCGGGCGCACGCAGGAGATCCAGCGCCTCATCGGGCGCGCGCTCCGCAGCGCGATCGACCTCGACGCGATCGGCGAGCGCACGATCGTGATCGACTGCGACGTGCTCGAGGCCGACGGCGGCACGCGCACGGCGTCGATCACCGGCGGCTTCGTGGCCATGGCGCTCGCGCTCGCGAAGCTACGCGCCGCGGACGTGATCGCGCCGGTGCTCAGGGATCAGGTGGCGGCGATCAGCGTGGGTCACGTCGGCGGCGAGGCGATGCTCGACCTCGTCTACGAGGAGGACAGCAAGGCGCGCGTCGACCTCAACGTCGTGGGCACGGCGCAAGGATCGATCGTCGAGGTGCAAGCGACGGCCGAGGGCGAGGCGATCGCGCGGCGCGACCTCGACGCGATGATCGACGTCGGCCTCGCGGGCGTGGCGAAGCTCGTGAGCATGCAACGCGGCGCGCTCGCGAGCGCGGGCGTCGAGCTCGCGGCCCTGTTCCAGGCGGGGAGATTCGCGTGA
- a CDS encoding DUF4123 domain-containing protein, with translation MRAVLYIVAGPSSGQRVRLVAGEPLRVGRGGRADLIVSRDERMALDHFELTWDGATCRLRDLSRQGTELDGKRVDEAELKNGGWIVAGGTRFLFRVRTDDLRAELPPTPPLPLPSPELLAARREALSLLSREEHLFAILDAARDRRVGALLQACDDEFRSLYEGRKGDVLAEVAPYLVRLQAGSPLLPVLVEDGWGESWGVYLTSERPFKEVRRRLRQSLMVRDEASGKRLYFRFYDPRVLRAFWPTCTPRRRSEILGTEIVSLLVEGTAGEVLRFSRQG, from the coding sequence ATGAGGGCCGTCCTCTACATCGTCGCAGGCCCGTCTTCGGGGCAGCGGGTGCGGCTCGTCGCGGGAGAACCGTTGCGGGTCGGGCGCGGCGGGCGGGCGGATCTGATCGTCTCGCGCGACGAGCGGATGGCCCTCGACCATTTCGAGCTCACGTGGGACGGCGCCACGTGCCGATTGCGTGATCTGAGCCGGCAGGGGACGGAGCTCGACGGCAAACGCGTGGACGAGGCCGAGCTGAAGAATGGCGGGTGGATCGTCGCCGGCGGGACACGTTTCTTGTTCCGCGTCCGCACGGACGATCTGCGCGCGGAGCTGCCGCCGACGCCGCCCTTGCCTTTGCCTTCCCCGGAGCTCCTGGCGGCGCGCAGGGAGGCGCTCTCCTTGCTGTCGCGAGAGGAGCACCTCTTTGCCATTCTCGACGCGGCCCGGGATCGGCGGGTCGGCGCCTTGCTCCAGGCCTGCGACGACGAGTTTCGCTCGCTCTACGAGGGCCGGAAGGGGGATGTGCTGGCCGAGGTGGCGCCCTACCTCGTGCGTCTCCAGGCGGGCTCGCCATTGCTCCCGGTGCTGGTGGAGGACGGCTGGGGCGAGAGCTGGGGCGTGTATCTGACGAGCGAGCGGCCGTTCAAGGAGGTGCGTCGGCGATTGCGGCAGTCGCTGATGGTGCGGGACGAGGCGTCGGGGAAGCGGCTGTATTTCCGGTTTTATGATCCGCGCGTCCTGCGGGCCTTCTGGCCGACGTGTACGCCGCGGCGGCGGAGCGAGATCCTGGGGACGGAGATCGTATCACTTCTCGTCGAGGGCACGGCGGGCGAGGTGCTGCGATTCTCTCGGCAGGGATGA
- a CDS encoding PAAR domain-containing protein: protein MPKAARIDDELTCEVHGAGIITEGSPSVIVGFQPAARVEDEILCQEVPSEIAEGCPTVFIGGMPAARVGDVAVDGAVISTGFATVNIGSTPQIQVLLLAAALGLPFCEECDPGGLADPSGEP from the coding sequence ATGCCCAAGGCTGCGCGTATCGACGACGAGCTGACCTGCGAGGTCCACGGCGCGGGGATCATCACCGAGGGAAGCCCGAGCGTGATCGTCGGCTTCCAGCCGGCCGCGCGGGTCGAGGACGAGATTCTTTGCCAGGAGGTGCCGAGCGAGATCGCGGAGGGCTGCCCGACGGTCTTCATCGGGGGCATGCCGGCCGCCCGCGTCGGTGATGTGGCCGTGGACGGCGCGGTGATCAGCACCGGCTTCGCCACCGTGAACATCGGCTCGACGCCACAAATCCAGGTGCTGCTCCTGGCCGCCGCGCTGGGATTGCCTTTTTGCGAGGAGTGCGACCCGGGAGGGCTCGCCGATCCCAGCGGGGAGCCATGA
- a CDS encoding AtpZ/AtpI family protein → MNGNERKRPPKVEEWRGVGSLGTIGLEVVLSIAFGYFGGRWLDGKFGTEPYLAILGFCFGVGAAVKAFQRALREMKAQAEREEREQGNPLPRYETRDEKKEEPPITKADDADAANEDEEGRGGR, encoded by the coding sequence GTGAACGGGAACGAGCGCAAGCGTCCGCCCAAGGTCGAGGAGTGGCGCGGCGTGGGCAGCCTCGGGACGATCGGCCTCGAGGTCGTCCTCTCGATCGCGTTTGGCTACTTCGGCGGGCGCTGGCTCGACGGGAAATTCGGCACCGAGCCGTACCTCGCGATCCTCGGCTTCTGCTTCGGCGTCGGCGCGGCCGTGAAGGCCTTCCAGCGCGCCTTGCGCGAGATGAAGGCGCAGGCCGAGCGCGAGGAGCGCGAGCAAGGCAACCCCTTGCCGCGCTACGAGACGCGCGACGAGAAGAAGGAAGAGCCTCCGATCACGAAGGCGGACGACGCGGACGCGGCGAACGAGGACGAGGAGGGGAGGGGAGGCCGATGA
- a CDS encoding DUF2169 family type VI secretion system accessory protein: protein MDVISAGPLPVASLLWQSRPGTWALTVVCKATFLLVPTEAQLAPEQDPIVEQDEHWDDDESRSLRAASDMAPLKQRADVVLVGMAFAPEAQPTRAFVARMLVGDVDKSIEVFCDRSFSLDGALQEGPRITRMSLRYERAGGGPDTWNPAGMRPDARDRQGRVAVPNLQPLDKVVSGPGDLLTPIGFGPLAARWPSRQQKLGRHAGRWTPAELSRAPAPEDVELAFFQIAPPDQQVDVLRDNERIVLDNLHPKHAHLVTSLPGLRPKAVLAGREGGPRVITMRADTLVIDTERAVCTLTWRAQIPLRSAQEEGRVTVSLEHASKEPAPREEMGKTTFLGEERAPSEDTLPFKASAAGVVASFAPASPPPRALLDRPPSEGTVAIERVDAPSPAAALPFAATTTQSPSTQGPTPPALIFATPAPEPAPEASPWASGVPQVPSPDAPGTAAHAREGFVAARKTIGEAVVEGGLPVAVATASAAAAPVEAPGFTVADATYRGADRGDVLVLVWLDRPSMPRVVRKRGWQPILDALEEEPVDPETDDPALSRDPAAIQERAQAHVILDRAAPMGFEGLLDLAVRTAKRRGHTVAPIELCEGDLVLPFDEVEALRTTKATAMPFAQGHEALTAAVREADDFIGSPGYENARVLAERMTGKIFDKFAMTSHALAGDDLAKLVARSLAEGRHYQRRRLLGGWHLRALLHVPGERQPMVVYLPAEIAEELPLFSRFPVRMLVEVHFAVDPEEKLPIVLRVVALGRVVRLPEG from the coding sequence ATGGACGTGATCTCCGCGGGACCGCTCCCCGTCGCCTCGCTCCTCTGGCAATCGCGGCCCGGCACGTGGGCGCTCACGGTCGTCTGCAAGGCGACGTTTTTGCTCGTGCCCACCGAGGCGCAGCTCGCGCCGGAGCAAGACCCGATCGTCGAGCAGGACGAGCACTGGGACGACGACGAGTCACGTAGCCTGCGCGCCGCGAGCGACATGGCCCCGCTCAAGCAACGCGCCGACGTGGTGCTCGTGGGCATGGCCTTCGCGCCCGAGGCGCAACCGACACGCGCGTTCGTGGCGCGGATGCTCGTCGGTGACGTCGACAAGTCGATCGAGGTCTTCTGCGACAGGTCGTTCTCGCTCGACGGCGCGCTGCAAGAGGGGCCGCGGATCACGCGCATGTCGTTGCGTTACGAGCGCGCGGGCGGAGGGCCGGACACCTGGAACCCCGCGGGCATGCGGCCCGACGCGCGGGATCGGCAGGGCCGCGTCGCCGTCCCCAACCTGCAGCCGCTCGACAAGGTGGTGAGCGGGCCCGGGGATCTGCTCACGCCGATCGGCTTCGGCCCGCTCGCGGCGCGCTGGCCGTCGCGACAGCAGAAGCTCGGTCGTCACGCAGGTCGATGGACACCCGCGGAGCTCTCGCGCGCGCCGGCGCCGGAGGACGTCGAGCTCGCGTTTTTTCAGATCGCGCCGCCCGATCAGCAGGTGGACGTGTTGCGCGACAACGAGCGCATCGTGCTCGACAACCTGCACCCGAAACACGCGCACCTCGTCACGAGCCTGCCGGGCCTGCGGCCGAAGGCCGTGCTCGCGGGTCGAGAGGGCGGGCCACGCGTGATCACGATGCGCGCCGATACGCTGGTGATCGACACGGAGCGCGCGGTCTGCACGTTGACGTGGCGGGCGCAGATCCCGCTGCGGAGCGCGCAGGAAGAGGGGCGCGTGACCGTGAGCCTGGAGCACGCGAGCAAGGAGCCCGCGCCACGCGAGGAGATGGGAAAGACGACGTTCCTCGGCGAGGAGCGAGCGCCGTCGGAGGACACGTTGCCCTTCAAGGCGAGCGCGGCGGGCGTGGTGGCGAGCTTCGCGCCTGCGTCCCCTCCGCCGCGTGCTCTGCTCGATCGGCCTCCTTCGGAGGGCACGGTGGCGATCGAGCGCGTGGACGCGCCTTCGCCCGCGGCAGCGCTTCCGTTCGCCGCGACGACGACGCAGAGCCCGAGCACACAAGGCCCGACGCCGCCTGCGTTGATCTTCGCGACGCCCGCGCCCGAGCCCGCGCCGGAGGCGAGCCCGTGGGCGAGCGGGGTGCCGCAGGTGCCGTCGCCCGACGCGCCGGGGACGGCGGCGCACGCGCGCGAGGGATTCGTTGCTGCTCGAAAGACCATCGGCGAGGCCGTGGTCGAGGGCGGGCTGCCGGTCGCGGTCGCGACGGCGAGCGCGGCGGCGGCTCCGGTCGAGGCGCCGGGCTTCACGGTCGCGGACGCGACGTATCGAGGCGCGGATCGAGGAGACGTGCTCGTGCTCGTGTGGCTCGATCGGCCGAGCATGCCGCGCGTCGTGCGCAAGCGCGGGTGGCAGCCGATCCTCGACGCGCTGGAGGAGGAGCCCGTCGATCCCGAGACGGACGATCCGGCGCTGTCGAGGGATCCGGCGGCGATCCAGGAGCGAGCGCAGGCGCACGTGATCCTCGATCGGGCCGCGCCGATGGGCTTCGAGGGCCTGCTCGACCTGGCGGTGCGGACGGCGAAGAGGCGGGGGCACACCGTGGCGCCGATCGAGCTGTGCGAAGGGGATCTCGTGTTGCCCTTCGACGAGGTGGAGGCGCTGCGGACAACGAAGGCGACGGCGATGCCCTTCGCGCAGGGCCACGAGGCGCTCACCGCCGCCGTGCGGGAGGCCGACGATTTCATCGGCTCGCCGGGGTACGAGAACGCGCGGGTGCTCGCGGAGCGTATGACCGGCAAGATCTTCGACAAGTTCGCGATGACGTCACACGCGCTCGCGGGCGACGACCTCGCCAAGCTGGTCGCGCGTTCGCTCGCCGAGGGGCGGCATTACCAGCGGCGCCGGCTGCTGGGCGGCTGGCACCTGCGCGCGCTCTTGCACGTGCCGGGCGAGCGGCAGCCGATGGTGGTGTATTTGCCGGCGGAGATCGCCGAAGAGCTCCCGCTGTTCTCGCGTTTCCCGGTGCGGATGCTGGTCGAGGTCCATTTCGCGGTGGACCCGGAGGAGAAGCTGCCGATCGTGCTCCGCGTGGTGGCGCTGGGGCGGGTGGTGCGGTTGCCGGAGGGGTGA